In the Hordeum vulgare subsp. vulgare chromosome 7H, MorexV3_pseudomolecules_assembly, whole genome shotgun sequence genome, one interval contains:
- the LOC123408507 gene encoding ER lumen protein-retaining receptor erd-2.2-like, whose product MRASRKPMAVVLSWVRRQPPKVKAFLAVVAGMTALVFIRFIVHDHDNLFVAAEAAHALGIAVLIYKLTKEKTCAGLSLKSQDLTALFLAVRLYCSFVMEYDIHTILDSATLVATLFVIYMIRFRLRSTYMLDKDNFSLLYVVIPCCVLAFLAHPSTSHIMINRICWAFCVYLEAVSVLPQLRLMQNTKIVEPFTAHYVFALGVARFLSCAHWVLQVLDTRGRLLTALGYGFWPSMVLLSEIVQTFILADFCYYYVKSLAGGQLVLRLPSGVV is encoded by the exons ATGAGGGCGTCGCGGAAGCCGATGGCGGTGGTGCTGAGCTGGGTGCGGAGGCAGCCGCCCAAGGTCAAGGccttcctcgccgtcgtcgcgggCATGACCGCGCTCGTCTTCATCCGCTTCATCGTCCACGACCACGACAACCTCTTCGTCGCCGCCGAGGCAGCGCACGCGCTCGGCATCGCCGTGCTCATCTACAAGCTCACCAAGGAGAAGACCTGCGCTG GACTTTCACTCAAGTCTCAGGATTTGACAGCATTGTTCCTGGCCGTTAGGTTGTACTGCAGCTTTGTTATGGAGTATGACATCCATACAATACTGGATTCAGCTACACTAGTAGCTACTCTTTTTGTCATTTACATGATTCGGTTCAGACTGAGGTCAACTTATATGCTGGACAAGGACAATTTTTCATTGCTCTACGTG GTTATACCATGTTGTGTGCTGGCGTTTCTTGCGCATCCTTCAACATCACATATCATGATCAATAGGATCTGCTGGGCTTTCTGTGTTTACTTGGAAGCTGTTTCAGTGCTGCCCCAGTTGCGCTTGATGCAAAACACAAAG ATTGTTGAACCATTCACAGCTCATTATGTGTTTGCATTGGGTGTGGCAAGGTTCCTTAGCTGTGCACACTGGGTCCTTCAG GTCTTGGATACTCGTGGCAGATTATTGACTGCTCTGGGCTATGGTTTTTGGCCATCGATGGTGCTCCTCTCTGAAATCGTCCAGACGTTCATCCTTGCAGATTTCTGCTACTACTATGTGAAGAG TCTTGCTGGTGGACAACTAGTGCTGCGACTTCCTTCTGGGGTGGTGTAA